In Astyanax mexicanus isolate ESR-SI-001 chromosome 5, AstMex3_surface, whole genome shotgun sequence, a single window of DNA contains:
- the tgfa gene encoding protransforming growth factor alpha isoform X1 yields MPFRTCCLWLVMLLCCVLVVGLLVISSFIVFHSVGSVGSLFTYGQVQENSTSTTSTPTTPTPTSSTTTATTISTTTVASTTKAVRKFIAAAVHSHFADCPDSHSQFCFHGTCRFLILEETPACVCHPGFMGMRCEHADLLAVVATNHRQQTVATMLVLCVVGSVLLMLLCTLLNCWWRRGGCRQGLSCWSEKPSTIIKGGSSCCHSETENGPYVQVV; encoded by the exons ATGCCGTTTAGGACCTGTTGTCTATGGCTTGTGATGCTGTTGTGTTGTGTTCTTGTTGTTGGTTTATTGGTTATTAgtagttttattgtttttcattcGGTTGGCTCTGTAG GCTCCTTGTTTACATATGGGCAGGTGCAGGAAAATTCAACCTCAACAACctcaactccaacaactccaactCCAACAAGCAgcaccaccacagcaaccaccatcaGCACCACCACTGTGGCAAGTACTACTAAAGCTGTCAGAA AGTTTATAGCAGCAGCAGTCCACTCGCACTTTGCAGACTGCCCTGACTCCCACAGCCAATTCTGCTTCCACGGCACATGCCGCTTCCTCATCCTGGAGGAGACgcctgcgtgtgt GTGTCACCCAGGATTTATGGGGATGCGATGTGAACATGCAGACCTGTTGGCGGTGGTGGCGACCAACCACAGGCAACAGACAGTGGCTACCATGCTAGTTCTGTGTGTAGTGGGCAGTGTCCTGCTCATGCTGCTTTGCACACTATTAAA TTGTTGGTGGAGGAGAGGAGGGTGTAGACAAGGTCTTTCCTGTTGGTCGGAAAAACCAAGTACCATCATAAAGGGAGGATCATCCTGCTGCCACTCAGAGACAG
- the tgfa gene encoding protransforming growth factor alpha isoform X3: protein MYRAFWDTIFLLIGSLFTYGQVQENSTSTTSTPTTPTPTSSTTTATTISTTTVASTTKAVRKFIAAAVHSHFADCPDSHSQFCFHGTCRFLILEETPACVCHPGFMGMRCEHADLLAVVATNHRQQTVATMLVLCVVGSVLLMLLCTLLNCWWRRGGCRQGLSCWSEKPSTIIKGGSSCCHSETENGPYVQVV from the exons ATGTATCGAGCGTTTTGGGACACGATATTCCTCCTGATTG GCTCCTTGTTTACATATGGGCAGGTGCAGGAAAATTCAACCTCAACAACctcaactccaacaactccaactCCAACAAGCAgcaccaccacagcaaccaccatcaGCACCACCACTGTGGCAAGTACTACTAAAGCTGTCAGAA AGTTTATAGCAGCAGCAGTCCACTCGCACTTTGCAGACTGCCCTGACTCCCACAGCCAATTCTGCTTCCACGGCACATGCCGCTTCCTCATCCTGGAGGAGACgcctgcgtgtgt GTGTCACCCAGGATTTATGGGGATGCGATGTGAACATGCAGACCTGTTGGCGGTGGTGGCGACCAACCACAGGCAACAGACAGTGGCTACCATGCTAGTTCTGTGTGTAGTGGGCAGTGTCCTGCTCATGCTGCTTTGCACACTATTAAA TTGTTGGTGGAGGAGAGGAGGGTGTAGACAAGGTCTTTCCTGTTGGTCGGAAAAACCAAGTACCATCATAAAGGGAGGATCATCCTGCTGCCACTCAGAGACAG
- the tgfa gene encoding protransforming growth factor alpha isoform X2, translating into MPFRTCCLWLVMLLCCVLVVGLLVISSFIVFHSVGSVGSLFTYGQVQENSTSTTSTPTTPTPTSSTTTATTISTTTVASTTKAVRKFIAAAVHSHFADCPDSHSQFCFHGTCRFLILEETPACVCHPGFMGMRCEHADLLAVVATNHRQQTVATMLVLCVVGSVLLMLLCTLLNCWWRRGGCRQGLSCWSEKPSTIIKGGSSCCHSETVV; encoded by the exons ATGCCGTTTAGGACCTGTTGTCTATGGCTTGTGATGCTGTTGTGTTGTGTTCTTGTTGTTGGTTTATTGGTTATTAgtagttttattgtttttcattcGGTTGGCTCTGTAG GCTCCTTGTTTACATATGGGCAGGTGCAGGAAAATTCAACCTCAACAACctcaactccaacaactccaactCCAACAAGCAgcaccaccacagcaaccaccatcaGCACCACCACTGTGGCAAGTACTACTAAAGCTGTCAGAA AGTTTATAGCAGCAGCAGTCCACTCGCACTTTGCAGACTGCCCTGACTCCCACAGCCAATTCTGCTTCCACGGCACATGCCGCTTCCTCATCCTGGAGGAGACgcctgcgtgtgt GTGTCACCCAGGATTTATGGGGATGCGATGTGAACATGCAGACCTGTTGGCGGTGGTGGCGACCAACCACAGGCAACAGACAGTGGCTACCATGCTAGTTCTGTGTGTAGTGGGCAGTGTCCTGCTCATGCTGCTTTGCACACTATTAAA TTGTTGGTGGAGGAGAGGAGGGTGTAGACAAGGTCTTTCCTGTTGGTCGGAAAAACCAAGTACCATCATAAAGGGAGGATCATCCTGCTGCCACTCAGAGACAG
- the slc2a11a gene encoding solute carrier family 2, facilitated glucose transporter member 11, with protein MISQGQESVRKEKGLTLTLALMVASAAVGGTVQYGYNLAIMNAPTVYIQNFINETFQERWAIQLEVYEITLIWTFIVSIFSLGGLTGALLAGPMSIHFGRKKTMLLNNIFLISSALLAVTSREARSFEMIIISRFLVGINAGVSMNVQPMYFGESAPKHLRGAVSLSSAVFTSFGLVVGQVVGLRELLGCESCWPYLLASNAVPGFIQLLTLPWFPESPRYLLIDRGDKNACLKALKQLRGCEVERAELDEMLQEKAEAEGLRARQPWELFTDRSIRWQLISVAVLSSAMQLCGNDSIYFYAFYIFQQAGLSAEHIQYVTIGTGTCEFTACILSNLLIERQGRKVLLMGGYALMTGWAVVFTVALSFQNLVHWMPFMSMGCVFTYILSFGMGPAGVTGVLPTEIFNQTTRPAAYMIAGSLMWLNLFIIGMIFPFLVSGLGQFCFLPFGTVCLITTLFIGFVLPETKGKTLSMISNEFNKLNFRQKETTENKRKQAHYQLGEVCHSTAL; from the exons ATGATCTCACAGGGGCAGGAAAGTGTCAGGAAAGAGAAG ggcCTTACTCTTACTCTGGCTTTAATGGTAGCCTCTGCTGCCGTTGGGGGGACAGTGCAATATGGCTATAACCTTGCCATTATGAATGCACCTACTGTT tacaTTCAGAACTTTATAAATGAGACGTTTCAGGAGCGTTGGGCAATACAGTTAGAGGTGTATGAGATCACACTTATATGGACCTTTATAGTCTCTATCTTCTCGCTGGGTGGCCTTACAGGGGCCTTGTTGGCTGGGCCCATGTCCATCCACTTTGGCAG GAAGAAGACTATGTTGCTTAATAACATATTTCTAATATCAAGTGCACTGCTGGCAGTGACAAGTCGAGAAGCTCGCTCTTTTGAGATGATTATTATTTCGAGATTCCTCGTTGGCATCAATGCAG GTGTCAGTATGAATGTGCAGCCAATGTATTTTGGTGAAAGTGCACCAAAGCACCTACGAGGCGCTGTGTCGCTGTCCTCTGCTGTCTTTACCTCTTTTGGATTGGTTGTGGGACAAGTTGTTGGTCTCAG GGAACTGTTGGGTTGTGAGTCATGCTGGCCGTACCTGTTAGCCAGTAATGCTGTGCCTGGCTTTATCCAGCTTCTCACACTGCCATGGTTTCCAGAGAGCCCCCGGTACCTTCTCATCGACCGTGGAGACAAGAATGCCTGCCTAAAGG CCCTAAAGCAGCTGCGGGGCTGTGAGGTTGAGAGAGCTGAGCTGGATGAGATGCTGCAGGAGAAGGCGGAGGCTGAAGGCCTGAGAGCTCGGCAGCCCTGGGAGCTCTTCACCGACCGCAGCATTCGCTGGCAACTCATCTCCGTCGCAGTGCTGAGCAGTGCCATGCAGCTGTGTGGTAACGACTCG ATTTACTTCTATGCATTCTATATATTTCAACAAGCTGGTTTATCTGCTGAGCACATCCAGTATGTGACTATTGGCACTGGCACATGTGAATTCACTGCCTGCATTCTGAGT aacCTACTTATAGAACGTCAAGGCAGAAAAGTGCTTTTGATGGGAGGCTACGCACTTATGACAGGCTGGGCTGTAGTCTTTACTGTGGCACTTTCATTTCAG aatttagtGCACTGGATGCCTTTCATGAGCATGGGCTGTGTGTTCACCTATATCCTCAGCTTTGGGATGGGGCCAG CTGGAGTGACTGGAGTTCTCCCTACAGAgatttttaaccagacaacccgGCCTGCTGCCTACATGATTGCTGGTTCCTTAATGTGGCTCAATCTCTTCATTATTGGAATGATATTCCCTTTCCTTGTG AGTGGACTGGGCCAGTTCTGCTTTCTGCCGTTTGGCACTGTCTGCCTCATCACTACATTGTTTATTGGATTTGTTCTACCAGAGACTAAAGGAAAGACGCTGTCCATGATCTCAAATGAGTTCAACAAGCTTAATTTCCGTCAAAAGGAGAcaacagaaaacaaaagaaaacaggcTCACTACCAGCTGGGTGAAGTCTGTCATTCTACAGCCTTATAG
- the patz1 gene encoding POZ-, AT hook-, and zinc finger-containing protein 1 isoform X1, with translation MERTEQPWNSSYTYQVSKHSAEMLHNLNSQRKDGGRFCDVILRVGEESFPAHKAVLAACSEYFESVFSCPAEGDDGEGKELEMHTINPKVFRDILDFAYTSRIVVRLECFPELMTAAKFLLMRSVIEICQEVIKQSNVQILVPPSRGGGGGGGEHSFPRAANHDLSNPPHLLDVANGAVFADPGPPRCVVVDRDDVVGDAGAASDGSLAAMLPASRPPVPVSPLHLVSGRNPVNGEASPGSKRGRGRPKKEPTAASSDYGNNNNTHHGDANESEGLLACSICGKMFTDAAQLRSHEAEHGAFGGGGISGGGGGGGAGRELLVPPADLAPAVAPQVIHTQAGPHENGLPPPPPPPPPPHSAADGHRKRERTRRHVGCDLCGKVFRDVYHLNRHKLSHSGEKPYACPVCGLRFKRKDRMSYHVRSHDGSVGKPYVCQSCGKGFSRPDHLNGHIKQVHTTERPHKCQICNASFATRDRLRSHLACHEDKIPCQVCGKFLRAAYMTDHLKKHSDGPHNYCNICNKDGQENAGKCHHQDSDGSDAAFGELSNGTELKHEHKAEGEELEVTSLIFNGEADGPAATPCSSKQKTDPEKKFACGECGQTFRTKSYLNKHHQRVHKKHSGTGSSLGDLGSPFSPQQNMSLLESFGFQIVQSAFASSLVDSEVGSSVMGLGDK, from the exons ATGGAGAGGACCGAGCAGCCGTGGAATTCCTCCTACACGTACCAGGTGAGCAAGCACAGCGCCGAGATGCTCCACAACCTTAACAGCCAGAGAAAAGATGGAGGCAGGTTCTGCGACGTGATCCTGCGCGTCGGCGAGGAGAGCTTCCCCGCGCACAAGGCCGTGCTGGCGGCATGCAGCGAGTACTTCGAGTCGGTGTTCAGCTGTCCGGCGGAGGGCGACGACGGCGAGGGCAAGGAGCTGGAGATGCACACCATAAACCCCAAAGTTTTCCGCGACATCCTGGACTTCGCGTACACCTCGCGGATCGTGGTGCGCCTCGAGTGCTTTCCGGAGCTCATGACGGCTGCCAAGTTCCTGCTCATGCGCTCCGTCATCGAGATATGCCAGGAGGTGATCAAGCAGTCCAACGTGCAGATTCTCGTCCCTCCTTcgcggggaggaggaggaggcggaggggaGCACAGCTTTCCCCGCGCCGCCAACCACGACCTGTCAAACCCGCCGCATTTATTGGACGTGGCTAACGGCGCCGTGTTCGCTGATCCCGGGCCCCCGCGGTGCGTTGTTGTTGACCGGGACGACGTTGTCGGAGATGCGGGAGCTGCTAGCGACGGCTCCCTCGCGGCTATGCTGCCGGCTAGCAGGCCACCCGTACCCGTGTCTCCGTTACACCTCGTCTCGGGAAGAAACCCCGTCAACGGCGAGGCTTCTCCGGGCTCTAAACGAGGCAGGGGGAGGCCGAAGAAAGAACCGACTGCTGCTTCCTCCGACTATGGCAACAATAATAACACTCACCACGGCGATGCTAACGAAAGCGAAGGGCTGTTAGCATGCTCCATCTGCGGGAAGATGTTTACAGACGCGGCTCAACTGCGGAGCCACGAGGCGGAGCACGGAGCTTTCGGTGGCGGAGGTatcagtggtggtggtggtggaggaggagcaggaAGAGAGCTGCTGGTCCCCCCCGCGGACCTGGCCCCAGCGGTCGCCCCGCAGGTGATCCACACACAAGCAGGGCCGCACGAAAACGGGCTGCCCCcgccgccaccaccaccaccaccaccacacagcgCCGCCGACGGCCACCGCAAGCGGGAGCGGACGCGCAGGCATGTGGGCTGCGATCTCTGCGGGAAAGTCTTCAGAGACGTGTACCACCTCAACCGGCACAAGCTGTCACATTCCGGGGAGAAGCCGTACGCTTGCCCCGTGTGCGGCCTGCGCTTCAAGCGTAAGGACAGGATGTCTTACCACGTCCGCTCTCACGACGGCTCCGTGGGAAAACCCTACGTGTGTCAGAGCTGCGGGAAGGGCTTCTCCAG gCCAGATCACCTAAATGGACATATAAAACAGGTACACACAACAGAAAGACCTCATAAATGCCAG ATTTGCAATGCATCATTTGCAACAAGGGATCGTCTTCGATCACACCTGGCATGCCATGAGGATAAAATACCATGCCAAGTATGTGGAAAGTTCTTACGGGCTGCCTACATGACAGACCACCTGAAGAAACACAGCGATGGACCTCACAACTACTGCAACATATGCAATAAAG ACGGGCaggagaatgctgggaaatgccACCATCAGGATTCTGATGGTTCAGACGCTGCGTTTGGGGAACTCTCGAACGGGACAGAGCTGAAGCACGAGCATAAAGCAGAAGGTGAGGAACTAGAGGTGACTTCTCTGATCTTCAATGGGGAGGCTGATGGCCCAGCGGCGACACCCTGCAGCTCCAAGCAAAAAACGGACCCAGAAAAGAAGTTTGCCTGTGGCGAATGTGGCCAGACCTTCCGCACAAAGTCTTACCTCAACAAGCACCACCAGCGGGTGCATAAGAAACACAGTGGGACGGGGTCCAGCCTTGGGGATCTGGGCTCGCCCTTTTCGCCCCAACAGAACATGTCGCTACTGGAGTCGTTTGGGTTTCAGATCGTCCAATCAGCTTTCGCCTCTTCACTAGTGGACTCTGAGGTTGGGAGCAGTGTTATGGGTTTAGGAGACAAGTGA
- the patz1 gene encoding POZ-, AT hook-, and zinc finger-containing protein 1 isoform X2 — protein MERTEQPWNSSYTYQVSKHSAEMLHNLNSQRKDGGRFCDVILRVGEESFPAHKAVLAACSEYFESVFSCPAEGDDGEGKELEMHTINPKVFRDILDFAYTSRIVVRLECFPELMTAAKFLLMRSVIEICQEVIKQSNVQILVPPSRGGGGGGGEHSFPRAANHDLSNPPHLLDVANGAVFADPGPPRCVVVDRDDVVGDAGAASDGSLAAMLPASRPPVPVSPLHLVSGRNPVNGEASPGSKRGRGRPKKEPTAASSDYGNNNNTHHGDANESEGLLACSICGKMFTDAAQLRSHEAEHGAFGGGGISGGGGGGGAGRELLVPPADLAPAVAPQVIHTQAGPHENGLPPPPPPPPPPHSAADGHRKRERTRRHVGCDLCGKVFRDVYHLNRHKLSHSGEKPYACPVCGLRFKRKDRMSYHVRSHDGSVGKPYVCQSCGKGFSRPDHLNGHIKQVHTTERPHKCQICNASFATRDRLRSHLACHEDKIPCQVCGKFLRAAYMTDHLKKHSDGPHNYCNICNKGFSTASYLKVHVKTHHGSSMLPPSTAHQFLEPRANGPQTHNGTPYSSGRQCAVEGKQASPHSVLVAHLLFHPAAKYCICLCIHLQTLIHARFRLLR, from the exons ATGGAGAGGACCGAGCAGCCGTGGAATTCCTCCTACACGTACCAGGTGAGCAAGCACAGCGCCGAGATGCTCCACAACCTTAACAGCCAGAGAAAAGATGGAGGCAGGTTCTGCGACGTGATCCTGCGCGTCGGCGAGGAGAGCTTCCCCGCGCACAAGGCCGTGCTGGCGGCATGCAGCGAGTACTTCGAGTCGGTGTTCAGCTGTCCGGCGGAGGGCGACGACGGCGAGGGCAAGGAGCTGGAGATGCACACCATAAACCCCAAAGTTTTCCGCGACATCCTGGACTTCGCGTACACCTCGCGGATCGTGGTGCGCCTCGAGTGCTTTCCGGAGCTCATGACGGCTGCCAAGTTCCTGCTCATGCGCTCCGTCATCGAGATATGCCAGGAGGTGATCAAGCAGTCCAACGTGCAGATTCTCGTCCCTCCTTcgcggggaggaggaggaggcggaggggaGCACAGCTTTCCCCGCGCCGCCAACCACGACCTGTCAAACCCGCCGCATTTATTGGACGTGGCTAACGGCGCCGTGTTCGCTGATCCCGGGCCCCCGCGGTGCGTTGTTGTTGACCGGGACGACGTTGTCGGAGATGCGGGAGCTGCTAGCGACGGCTCCCTCGCGGCTATGCTGCCGGCTAGCAGGCCACCCGTACCCGTGTCTCCGTTACACCTCGTCTCGGGAAGAAACCCCGTCAACGGCGAGGCTTCTCCGGGCTCTAAACGAGGCAGGGGGAGGCCGAAGAAAGAACCGACTGCTGCTTCCTCCGACTATGGCAACAATAATAACACTCACCACGGCGATGCTAACGAAAGCGAAGGGCTGTTAGCATGCTCCATCTGCGGGAAGATGTTTACAGACGCGGCTCAACTGCGGAGCCACGAGGCGGAGCACGGAGCTTTCGGTGGCGGAGGTatcagtggtggtggtggtggaggaggagcaggaAGAGAGCTGCTGGTCCCCCCCGCGGACCTGGCCCCAGCGGTCGCCCCGCAGGTGATCCACACACAAGCAGGGCCGCACGAAAACGGGCTGCCCCcgccgccaccaccaccaccaccaccacacagcgCCGCCGACGGCCACCGCAAGCGGGAGCGGACGCGCAGGCATGTGGGCTGCGATCTCTGCGGGAAAGTCTTCAGAGACGTGTACCACCTCAACCGGCACAAGCTGTCACATTCCGGGGAGAAGCCGTACGCTTGCCCCGTGTGCGGCCTGCGCTTCAAGCGTAAGGACAGGATGTCTTACCACGTCCGCTCTCACGACGGCTCCGTGGGAAAACCCTACGTGTGTCAGAGCTGCGGGAAGGGCTTCTCCAG gCCAGATCACCTAAATGGACATATAAAACAGGTACACACAACAGAAAGACCTCATAAATGCCAG ATTTGCAATGCATCATTTGCAACAAGGGATCGTCTTCGATCACACCTGGCATGCCATGAGGATAAAATACCATGCCAAGTATGTGGAAAGTTCTTACGGGCTGCCTACATGACAGACCACCTGAAGAAACACAGCGATGGACCTCACAACTACTGCAACATATGCAATAAAG GTTTTTCTACTGCGTCCTACCTAAAGGTACATGTAAAAACGCACCATGGCTCCTCCATGCTCCCTCCTTCCACAGCTCATCAGTTCCTAGAGCCGCGGGCCAATGGGCCGCAGACACACAACGGCACTCCCTACAGCTCTGGACGCCAGTGCGCAGTGGAAGGCAAGCAAGCCTCTCCCCACAGCGTCCTTGTCGCTCACTTGCTCTTTCACCCTGCTGCTAAATACTGCATCTGCTTGTGTATACACTTACAAACACTCATACATGCACGGTTCAGACTTTTGCGTTAA